The Corvus hawaiiensis isolate bCorHaw1 chromosome 7, bCorHaw1.pri.cur, whole genome shotgun sequence genome contains a region encoding:
- the GORASP2 gene encoding Golgi reassembly-stacking protein 2 — protein sequence MGASQSIDIPGGGTEGYHVLRVQENSPGHRAGLEPFFDFIVSINGSRLNKDNDTLKDLLKANVEKPVKMLVYSSKTLELRETSVTPSNMWGGQGLLGVSIRFCSFDGANENVWHVLEVEPNSPAALAGLRPHSDYIIGADTVMNESEDLFSLIETHEAKPLKLYVYNTDTDNCREVVITPNSAWGGEGSLGCGIGYGYLHRIPTRPFEEGKKISLPGQLPSASLSPLKDGFTEVQLSSVNPSATLPPGSAGLEQSLSGLSISSPSTTVSNVLSTGVPTVPLLPPQVSQSLTSVPPVNPATTLPGLMPLPAGLPNLTDLSKLNLPAPQIAPEIIQPGLQPLPPLPPLHLMGITPLSMPPKCVPVLPLVTEASTVPTDLLPSITQAGSFSVNPGTTENVEETSTLTLDSATPASRATIVDRSNESSTANEKTTGITDTQASES from the exons ATGGGCGCCTCGCAGAGCATCGACATCCCCGGCGGCGGCACCGAGGGCTACCACGTCCTGCGG GTACAAGAAAACTCACCAGGGCATAGAGCTGGATTAGAGCCATTCTTTGATTTTATCGTGTCCATTAATGGTTCAAGATTG AATAAAGACAATGACACTCTCAAGGACCTGTTGAAAGCAAATGTTGAAAAACCTGTAAAAATGCTTGTGTACAGCAGCAAAACACTGGAACTGAGAGAAACATCAGTAACCCCCAGCAACAtgtggggtgggcagggccTGCTGGGAGTGAGCATTCGCTTCTGCAGCTTTGATGGGGCTAATGAAAATGTCTGGCACGTCTTG GAAGTGGAGCCAAATTCTCCTGCTGCATTAGCTGGACTTAGACCTCATAGTGACTATATCATTGGAGCAGATACTGTCATGAATGAG TCTGAAGATCTCTTTTCCCTGATTGAAACACACGAAGCAAAGCCATTAAAACTTTATGTGTACAACACAGACACAGATAATTGTCGGGAAGTGGTGATTACTCCAAATTCTGCCTGGGGTGGAGAAGGCAG CCTAGGATGTGGCATTGGTTATGGATATTTGCACAGGATACCTACTCGCCCATttgaagagggaaagaaaatttcTCTCCCAGGACAGTTGCCTAGTGCATCTCTCAGTCCCCTCAAAGATGGTTTCACAGAG GTTCAGCTATCATCAGTTAATCCCTCAGCCACCCTCCCTCCTGGGTCAGCAGGCCTTGAGCAGAGTCTTTCAGGACTTTCTATTAGCTCACCTTCAACTACTGTCAGTAATGTTCTCAGCACAG GTGTTCCAACAGTTCCATTATTACCACCACAAGTCAGTCAGTCCCTTACCTCTGTGCCACCAGTTAACCCAGCAACTACATTACCAG GTCTGATGCCATTACCAGCAGGGCTTCCTAACCTGACTGATCTGTCCAAACTTAATTTACCTGCACCACAGATTGCTCCAGAAATCATACAGCCTG gttTGCAACCCCTTCCCCCCTTGCCGCCTCTGCATCTAATGGGAATAACGCCTCTATCAATGCCACCCAAATGTGTTCCTGTGCTTCCTTTGGTTACAGAGGCATCTACAGTGCCTACAGATTTGCTTCCCTCTATTACTCAAGCTGGAAGCTTTTCTGTCAACCCTGGCACTACTGAAAATGTAGAGGAGACCTCTACACTCACCTTGGATAGTGCTACTCCAGCTTCCAGGGCAACTATTGTTGACAGATCAAATGAATCCTCCACAGCTAATGAGAAAACAACTGGAATCACAGATACACAAGCTTCTGAATCATAA